GATAAAGACAATGGGATTCTATCAGGTCGTTTGGCCGCCGTGTTTCCTTTAAAAACCGCCGCGTAACGGAGTAGGGTGATTGATGCGTATTATAAGTAAAATTTTTGGCCTGATTGCTGGGATGTCCGCCATGCCGGCTTTGGCTCAGGATGGCTTGGAAATTATTGGCGTTCCGATAGATCGGGGCCTTGGGTTCCAGCCAGCTGTTACGGAATTGGCCAGAGATTTGCAGTGGTTGGATGCGATGATCTTATATATCATCACAGCGATTGTGGTGTTTGTGACGGCGCTTATGGGCTATGTAATCATACGCTATAACCGCCGCGCCAACCCAAATCCGGCAAGCTTTACGCATAATTCGCCCGTCGAAATCGCATGGACGGTTATTCCGGTTTTGATCTTAACCGTGATCGGTGTGTATTCCCTGCCAGTTTTGTTCAAACAACAAGAAATACCGGAAGCGGATTTGACCATCAAGGTCACCGGTAACCAATGGTATTGGGGTTATGAATATGTCGATCATGGGTTTGGGT
The sequence above is drawn from the Rhodobacteraceae bacterium IMCC1335 genome and encodes:
- the coxB gene encoding cytochrome c oxidase subunit II: MRIISKIFGLIAGMSAMPALAQDGLEIIGVPIDRGLGFQPAVTELARDLQWLDAMILYIITAIVVFVTALMGYVIIRYNRRANPNPASFTHNSPVEIAWTVIPVLILTVIGVYSLPVLFKQQEIPEADLTIKVTGNQWYWGYEYVDHGFGFDSFMIGDGKVLSDEVEAELVAAGYTRDEFLLATDTAVVVPVGQIVVMQLTGADVIHSWTIPAFGVKQDAVPGRLAQLWFKAEKEGVYFGQCSELCGKDHAYMPITVKVVSQEAYEEWLKDAIDEYAMLAPHAARVIAG